Proteins found in one Oryza glaberrima chromosome 4, OglaRS2, whole genome shotgun sequence genomic segment:
- the LOC127770985 gene encoding putative chloride channel-like protein CLC-g, with the protein MAPRDQSCGDGGEVDPEGGIEAPLLSSGSSFFQDPAHEDGDGDEEARRRRRRFLLAGRSQSNTTSQVALVGVGVCPIESLDYELIENEVFKQDWRARGRGHILRYVALKWALCFLVGVLSAAAGFVANLGVENVAGAKFVVTSNLMLAGRYGTAFAVFLVSNFALTMLATVLTVYVAPAAAGSGIPEVKAYLNGVDAPDIFSLKTLVVKIVGCIAAVSSSLHVGKAGPLVHTGACIASILGQGGSSKYHLTFKWLRYFKNDRDRRDLVTCGAGAGIAAAFRAPVGGVLFALEAVSSWWRSALLWRAFFTTAMVAVVLRALIDFCKSDKCGLFGKGGLIMFDVTSDYITYHLVDLPPVITLGVLGGVLGSLHNFFLDKVLRLYNFINEKGQKYKLLLAAVVTICTSCCLFGLPWIASCKPCPSDTEEACPSIGRSGNFKKYQCAMNEYNDLASLFFNTNDDTIRNLYSAGTDDEFHISSILVFFFTSYFLGIFSYGLALPSGLFVPVILTGATYGRLVGMLIGSQSTLDHGLFAVLGSAALLGGSMRMTVSVCVVILELTNNLLMLPLVMLVLLISKTVADAFNANIYDLLVKLKGFPYLEGHVEPYMRQLSVSDVVTGPLQAFNGIEKVGHIVHVLRTTGHNGFPVVDEPPFSDSPVLFGLVLRAHLLVLLRKKDFIPNCSASALDASKQFLPHDFAKPGSGKHDRIEEIEFSAEELEMFVDLHPFTNTSPYTVVETMSLAKAHVLFREVGLRHLLVLPKSSKRAPVVGILTRHDFMPEHILGLHPFLFKTRWKKVRFGKSAFTNLVF; encoded by the exons ATGGCGCCAAGGGACCAGTCAtgtggggacggcggcgaggtggatcCGGAGGGTGGCATCGAGGCGccactcctctcctccggctcctcgtTCTTCCAGGACCCGGCGCacgaggacggcgatggcgacgaggaggcgcgacggcggcggcggaggttcctcctcgccggccgctccCAGTCCAACACCACCTCCCAGGTggccctcgtcggcgtcggcgtgtgCCCCATCGAGAGCCTCGACTACGA GTTGATCGAGAACGAAGTGTTCAAGCAGGACTGGAGGGCGCGGGGGCGGGGTCACATCCTGCGCTACGTGGCGCTCAAGTGGGCCCTCTgcttcctcgtcggcgtcctctccgccgccgccggattcgTCGCCAACCTCGGCGTCGAGAACGTCGCCGGCGCCAAGTTCGTCGTCACCTCCAATCTCATGCTCGCCGGCAG ATACGGGACAGCGTTTGCGGTGTTCCTGGTTTCGAATTTCGCCCTTACGATGTTAGCAACGGTGCTGACGGTGTatgtggcgccggcggcggccgggtcgGGCATCCCTGAGGTGAAGGCTTACTTGAACGGGGTTGATGCCCCCGACATATTTTCTCTAAAGACCCTGGTGGTGAAG ATTGTGGGTTGCATTGCTGCAGTATCATCATCATTGCATGTGGGAAAAGCTGGTCCTCTAGTACACACAGGTGCATGCATTGCATCTATACTTGGACAAGGTGGGTCAAGTAAATATCACCTGACATTTAAATGGCTAAGGTACTTCAAGAATGATAGGGACCGAAGGGACCTTGTTACTtgtggtgctggtgctggtatTGCTGCTGCTTTCCGGGCACCAGTTGGTGGAGTCCTGTTTGCTCTTGAAGCAGTGTCTTCATG GTGGAGGAGTGCCCTACTCTGGCGAGCATTTTTCACAACAGCAATGGTTGCTGTTGTGCTTAGGGCATTGATAGACTTCTGCAAAAGTGACAAGTGTGGCTTGTTTGGGAAAGGTGGACTTATAATGTTTGATGTGACTTCAGATTACATCACCTACCATTTGGTCGATTTACCGCCAGTAATCACTCTAGGAGTTCTTGGTGGAGTACTGGGAAGCTTGCACAACTTTTTCCTGGACAAGGTTCTTCGTCTCTACAATTTTATTAACGA GAAAGGGCAAAAGTACAAGCTGCTCCTGGCTGCAGTAGTCACCATTTGTACATCCTGTTGTCTCTTCGGCTTGCCATGGATTGCTTCTTGCAAACCTTGTCCAAGTGACACCGAAGAAGCCTGTCCATCCATAGGAAGATCTGGTAATTTTAAGAAGTATCAGTGTGCAATGAATGAGTACAATGACTTAGCTAGCCTGTTCTTCAACACCAACGATGACACCATTAGAAACCTTTACAGTGCTGGCACTGATGATGAATTCCATATCTCTTCAATACTTGTCTTCTTCTTCACATCGTATTTCCTGGGCATTTTCAGCTATGGCCTTGCTTTACCATCCGGCCTTTTTGTGCCAGTTATTTTGACAGGTGCAACTTATGGCCGCCTTGTTGGCATGTTAATTGGGTCCCAATCAACATTAGATCATGGCCTTTTTGCAGTTCTTGGCTCTGCTGCCCTTCTAGGAGGATCAATGAGAATGACTGTCTCAGTTTGTGTCGTCATCCTAGAGCTGACTAATAATTTACTTATGCTTCCTTTGGTTATGCTGGTCCTTCTCATATCGAAGACAGTGGCAGATGCTTTTAATGCAAATATTTATGATTTGCTTGTTAAATTGAAAGGATTTCCTTATCTCGAAGGCCATGTTGAACCTTACATGAGGCAATTGTCTGTCAGTGATGTTGTAACTGGTCCTCTACAGGCATTCAATGGCATAGAGAAGGTTGGCCATATAGTGCATGTCTTAAGGACAACTGGACATAATGGTTTTCCTGTTGTTGATGAGCCACCATTTTCAGATTCTCCTGTCTTATTTGGTCTAGTTCTTAGAGCCCACTTGCTTGTTCTGCTGAGAAAGAAAGATTTCATTCCTAACTGCTCAGCTTCAGCACTGGATGCTTCCAAGCAATTCTTGCCTCATGATTTTGCTAAACCTGGCTCAGGAAAGCATGACAGAATAGAGGAAATAGAATTCAGTGCAGAAGAACTGGAAATGTTCGTAGATTTGCATCCGTTCACAAACACGTCTCCTTACACTGTGGTCGAGACTATGTCTTTGGCTAAGGCCCATGTGCTTTTCCGCGAAGTTGGATTGAGGCATCTTTTGGTTCTACCGAAATCGTCTAAG AGAGCGCCTGTTGTAGGCATACTGACAAGGCACGACTTCATGCCTGAGCATATATTGGGTCTTCATCCTTTCCTCTTCAAGACTAGATGGAAGAAGGTGCGGTTTGGCAAGTCAGCATTCACCAACCTCGTCTTCTGA
- the LOC127770986 gene encoding coatomer subunit epsilon-2 has translation MAGAASPDHLFGLRNSFYVGAYQAVITSVQAIPARAALSPDALAERDSLLYRSYIAIGSHQLVIDEIGPGAATPLQAVRLLAVYLSGGAGGKESAIRKLNELLADDAVGSNPILRLVAGTVLMHERDYAGALKHTNSGGTMELLAMNVQICLQMHRSDHAEKQLRIMQQLDEDHTLTQLANAWVDLVMGGSKIQEAHLIFQDLSEKYPATCLILNGKALCLMHMGNFEDAEGLLLESLNKDAKDAETLANLVVCSLNLGKSASRYLNQLKLAHPDHMLVKRMSSAEDSFDRACQAIS, from the exons atggCGGGTGCGGCGTCGCCGGACCACCTGTTCGGCCTTCGCAACAGCTTCTACGTCGGCGCGTACCAGGCCGTCATCACCAGCGTCCAGGCCATCCCCGCGCGCGCTGCCCTCTCCCCCGACGCCCTCGCCGAGCGCGACTCCCTCCTCTACCGCTCCTACATCGCCATCGGCTCCCACCAG CTGGTGATCGACGAGATCGGGCCGGGCGCGGCCACGCCGCTCCAGGCCGTCAGGTTGCTCGCGGTGTacctctccggcggcgccggcggcaag GAATCCGCGATCAGGAAGCTGAACGAGCTCCTGGCAGATGATGCGGTGGGGAGCAACCCGATTCTCCGGCTGGTTGCAGGGACGGTTCTCATGCACGAGCGGGACTATGCCGGAGCACTGAAGCACACAAATTCTGGTGGGACTATGGAATT GCTTGCGATGAATGTTCAGATATGCCTCCAGATGCACAGGTCTGATCACGCAGAGAAACAGCTGAGGATAATGCAGCAATTGGACGAAGACCACACACTGACGCAGCTCGCAAACGCATGGGTAGACCTTGTCATG GGCGGGTCCAAGATCCAAGAAGCGCACCTCATCTTCCAGGACTTGTCAGAGAAGTACCCAGCAACTTGCTTAATTCTTAATGGTAAAGCACTGTGCCTGATGCACATGGGTAACTTTGAAGATGCAGAGGGATTGCTGCTGGAATCACTGAACAAG GATGCCAAGGATGCAGAAACTCTAGCCAACCTCGTTGTGTGCAGTCTGAACCTAGGAAAGTCTGCATCCCGCTACCTGAA CCAACTGAAGCTGGCACACCCAGACCATATGCTGGTTAAGCGAATGTCCTCTGCTGAAGACAGTTTCGACAGAGCCTGCCAAGCGATATCATGA